One window from the genome of Canis aureus isolate CA01 chromosome 18, VMU_Caureus_v.1.0, whole genome shotgun sequence encodes:
- the LOC144288403 gene encoding olfactory receptor 2T1, translating to MEMHNTSSTDFTFMGLFNRKDISGLLFLIVSIIFFTALMANGVMIFLIRTDSRLHTPMYFLLSHLSFIDMMYISTIVPKMLVDYLLGQRTISFMGCTAQHFLYLTLVGAEFFLLGLMAYDRYVAICNPLRYPVLMSRQVCWMIIAGSWFGGSLDGFLLTPITMSFPFCNSREINHFFCEAPAVLKLACADTALYETVMYVCCVLMLLIPFSVVISSYARILTTVHHMSSVEGRKKAFATCSSHITVVTLFYGAAMYTYMLPHSYHRPAQDKVFSVFYTILTPMLNPLIYSLRNKDVTGALKKALARFKGTQRVAGEVF from the coding sequence ATGGAGATGCACAACACATCCTCTACGGACTTCACCTTCATGGGGCTGTTCAACAGGAAGGACATCTCCGgccttctttttctcattgtctCTATCATCTTTTTCACTGCACTGATGGCCAACGGAGTCATGATCTTCCTGATTCGCACCGATTCACGACTTCACACACCCATGTACTTCTTGCTCAGCCACCTCTCCTTCATTGACATGATGTACATCTCCACCATTGTGCCAAAGATGCTGGTTGATTACCTACTTggtcaaagaaccatctcctttATGGGGTGCACAGCTCAGCACTTCCTCTACCTCACCCTGGTGGGAGCTGAGTTCTTTCTGCTGGGCCTCATGGCCTAtgatcgctatgtggccatctgcaaccCTCTTCGCTATCCTGTTCTTATGAGCCGCCAGGTCTGTTGGATGATCATAGCAGGTTCCTGGTTTGGGGGCTCTTTGGATGGCTTTCTTCTAACTCCTATCACCATGAGCTTTCCTTTCTGCAACTCGCGAGAGATTAATCATTTCTTCTGTGAGGCACCTGCAGTCTTGAAGTTGGCATGTGCAGACACAGCCCTCTATGAGACAGTAATGTATGTGTGCTGTGTTCTGATGCTGCTGATTCCTTTCTCTGTGGTGATTTCTTCCTATGCTCGAATTCTGACCACAGTCCACCACATGAGTTCagtggaagggaggaaaaaggcATTTGCCACCTGCTCATCTCACATAACAGTGGTGACCTTGTTCTATGGGGCTGCCATGTACACCTACATGCTGCCACACTCTTACCACAGGCCAGCCCAGGACAAAGTCTTTTCTGTGTTCTACACAATCCTTACACCAATGCTAAATCCACTCATCTACAGTCTGAGGAACAAGGATGTGACTGGAGCTCTGAAAAAAGCATTGGCCAGGTTCAAGGGTACACAAAGGGTGGCAGGAGAAGTGTTTTGA